A single window of Rhizophagus irregularis chromosome 28, complete sequence DNA harbors:
- a CDS encoding uncharacterized protein (SECRETED:cutsite_VEK-KG; SECRETED:prob_0.2047); SECRETED:SignalP(1-23), with the protein MEPFLTLPILLFLGLLAYLTVEKKGTFDALDLEFGNGNVTNVSIIFFFVVLSTYSILEETEWFKNIRYTIESVPNSNFETRILEIVGNRQNNWIDQSMIKQRSFSAVGDTGKVSDREYAGNAYNVSNPECVGNS; encoded by the exons atg gaacCGTTTTTAACGCTTCCtatacttctttttttaggactTTTAGCGTATTTGACTGTGGAAAAGAAAGG gacCTTTGACGCGCTTGACTTGGAATTTGGAaacg GAAACGTTACTAATgtttccataatttttttttttgtagtacTTTCGACATATTCGATTTTGGAGGAAACggaatg gttcaagAATATCCG gTATACAATAGAATCCGTTCCAAATTCCAATTTTGAAACCAGGATCCTAGAAATTGTTGGAAACCGGCAAAATAATTGGATCGATCAATCAATGA TTAAGCAAAGAAGCTTTAGCGCTGTCGGTGATACTGGTAAA gtttcagATCGGGAATATGCTGGAAACGCTTATAAT gtttcgAATCCGGAATGCGTTGGGAATTCTTGA